One genomic segment of Ipomoea triloba cultivar NCNSP0323 chromosome 9, ASM357664v1 includes these proteins:
- the LOC116029515 gene encoding uncharacterized protein LOC116029515 — MGDCDIVRRLRGCGDAVWQWGRRNFRGEEDEISRCKERMGRLRLAQGLGASMEFSAVQRQYFMLLKIQSDKWRQRAKELWYTGGDVNSRFFHNSVKGRRQRNFINHLRDEYGNLVSDERGMGAVALHYFRGLFSAVEGDRRAVVGCLERRVSDVQNQELVRDFSHAEVREALFAMHPDKSPGPDGLSPAFFQLNWHTLGNEVACDPLCPMCGLEPESVVHLFVNCTFVHACWNELNRDWRMEYVESFDTWIREVWDVLPKEMIIKIVIVCWGLWQNRNQMVFNNQCMDPKSMVVSALLYYNDWVKVHGISSSLPTRGLHQVVRGEGGEVYGMGWRVVGGFYSVREAETVGVREVLSWVKKKGWSKVIVETNAELVTTAVAKGSNKAPFGLIIHDIRVLLDHLQFVVLNFVHREANMLAHIIARQSLDDARVGDAEYFDCIPWFISCFARTDIAMN; from the exons ATGGGGGACTGTGATATTGTGCGCAGATTGAGAGGGTGTGGAGATGCAGTGTGGCAGTGGGGTAGAAGGAATTTTAGGGGTGAGGAGGATGAAATTTCCAGGTGTAAAGAGCGGATGGGTAGATTGAGATTGGCGCAGGGTTTGGGAGCTAGTATGGAATTTAGTGCTGTTCAAAGACAGTATTTTATGCTTTTGAAAATTCAAAGTGACAAATGGCGTCAAAGGGCCAAGGAATTGTGGTATACGGGTGGTGATGTAAATAGCCGATTTTTTCATAATTCGGTGAAGGGGAGGCGACAGAGGAATTTTATAAATCACCTGCGAGATGAATATGGGAATTTGGTGTCAGATGAGAGGGGTATGGGGGCGGTGGCGCTGCATTATTTTCGGGGTTTGTTTTCGGCAGTTGAGGGAGATAGGAGGGCAGTGGTTGGTTGTTTAGAGAGGAGAGTGTCTGATGTTCAAAATCAAGAGTTGGTTCGGGATTTTTCTCATGCAGAGGTTCGTGAGGCTTTATTCGCAATGCACCCGGATAAATCTCCGGGACCGGATGGGTTGTCTCCTGCTTTTTTCCAGCTTAATTGGCATACATTGGGGAATGAG GTTGCTTGCGATCCTTTGTGTCCTATGTGTGGATTGGAGCCTGAATCGGTTGTTCATTTGTTTGTAAACTGCACTTTTGTTCATGCCTGCTGGAATGAATTAAATAGGGATTGGCGAATGGAATATGTGGAGAGTTTTGACACATGGATAAGGGAGGTATGGGATGTTTTACCCAAGGAGATGATTATCAAAATTGTGATTGTGTGTTGGGGCTTGTGGCAGAATAGAAATCAGATGGTTTTTAATAATCAATGTATGGACCCTAAGTCTATGGTGGTGTCAGCTTTGCTATATTATAATGATTGGGTGAAAGTGCATGGAATTTCTTCTAGCCTGCCAACAAGGGGTTTGCATCAA GTGGTACGGGGTGAGGGTGGTGAGGTGTATGGGATGGGTTGGAGGGTAGTTGGGGGGTTTTACTCGGTTCGTGAAGCGGAGACCGTGGGGGTGAGGGAGGTTCTAAGTTGGGTAAAGAAGAAGGGGTGGAGCAAGGTGATTGTAGAGACTAATGCCGAATTGGTTACAACTGCGGTTGCTAAAGGATCGAACAAGGCACCTTTCGGTTTAATTATTCATGACATTCGGGTCCTTCTAGATCATTTAcaatttgttgttttaaattttgtacaCCGGGAGGCAAATATGTTAGCTCATATTATCGCGCGGCAATCTTTAGATGACGCGAGGGTGGGCGATGCTGAGTATTTTGATTGTATCCCGTGGTTTATTTCTTGTTTTGCTCGAACTGATATTGCGATGAATTAA
- the LOC116029448 gene encoding calcium-dependent protein kinase 32-like — protein MGNCCAVPQTSDERSTRNKPNPFSEYSTHGNGEYKSYVLDSPTGHDIEATYKLGRELGRGEFGVTHLCTDKSTGGQFACKSISKKKLRTRVDVEDVRREVQIMRHLPKHPNIVTLKDTYEDDHAVHLVMELCEGGELFDRIVSRGHYTERAAAVVTRTIVEVIQICHKHGVMHRDLKPENFLFANKKETAALKAIDFGLSVIFKPGEKFNEIVGSPYYMAPEVLKRNYGQEVDVWSAGVILYILLCGVPPFWAETEQGVAQAIIKSVVDFKKDPWPRVSNSAKDLVKKMLNPDPVKRLTAQEVLAHPWLQNAQTAPNVSLGESVIARLKQFSMMNKLKKRALTVIAEHLSVEEVAGIKEVFQLMDTNNKGKIDINELRVGLQKLGYQVTETDLQVLMEAGDVDNDGYLDCGEFVAISVHLRKMGTEDHLKKAFEFFDKNRTGYIEIEELRDALADEIDPNSEEIIDAIMQDVDTDKDGRISYEEFDAMMKAGTDWRKASRQYSRERYNSLSLKLMKDGSLKFNS, from the exons ATGGGTAATTGTTGTGCTGTGCCGCAAACTTCTGATGAGAGGAGTACCAGAAACAAGCCAAACCCATTTTCTGAGTATAGTACACATGGGAATGGTGAATACAAGTCCTATGTGTTGGACAGCCCAACAGGGCATGATATTGAGGCCACATATAAGCTAGGGCGTGAGCTTGGGCGTGGCGAATTTGGGGTTACCCATTTGTGTACTGACAAATCGACCGGGGGTCAATTCGCCTGCAAATCGATTTCGAAGAAGAAGTTAAGAACCAGAGTGGATGTTGAGGATGTGAGGAGAGAGGTTCAGATCATGAGGCATTTGCCTAAGCATCCCAACATTGTGACCTTGAAGGATACCTATGAGGATGATCATGCTGTCCACTTAGTGATGGAGTTGTGTGAGGGCGGTGAGTTGTTCGATAGGATTGTTTCGAGGGGGCATTACACTGAGAGGGCAGCTGCCGTTGTGACTCGCACCATTGTTGAAGTTATTCAG atttgccatAAACATGGAGTCATGCACCGTGATCTCAAACCGGAGAACTTCTTGTTCGCAAACAAGAAGGAAACTGCTGCACTAAAGGCCATTGATTTTGGACTTTCGGTGATCTTTAAGCCTG GCGAGAAATTTAATGAGATAGTTGGAAGTCCATACTACATGGCTCCCGAGGttctgaaaagaaattatgGTCAAGAAGTGGATGTCTGGAGCGCGGGCGTCATTCTCTACATCTTACTATGCGGTGTTCCACCGTTTTGGGCAG AAACGGAACAAGGAGTTGCTCAAGCAATCATCAAGTCAGTTGTGGATTTCAAAAAGGACCCTTGGCCTAGGGTTTCTAACAGTGCAAAAGATCTTGTGAAGAAGATGCTCAACCCCGACCCCGTCAAGAGGCTCACCGCTCAGGAAGTGTTAG CTCATCCTTGGTTGCAAAATGCACAGACGGCTCCTAATGTTTCTCTGGGCGAATCAGTCATAGCAAGGCTTAAGCAATTCTCAATGATGAACAAGCTGAAGAAAAGAGCTCTAACC GTTATAGCGGAGCATTTATCTGTGGAGGAAGTGGCTGGAATCAAGGAAGTGTTCCAACTAATGGATACAAACAACAAGGGGAAGATTGACATTAACGAGTTGAGAGTCGGGTTGCAAAAACTTGGCTATCAGGTCACCGAAACTGATCTTCAAGTGCTTATGGAAGCA GGCGACGTTGATAACGATGGGTATTTGGACTGTGGGGAGTTTGTGGCAATTTCTGTCCACCTAAGGAAAATGGGTACTGAAGACCACTTGAAGAAAGCATTCGAATTTTTTGACAAGAACCGGACCGGTTATATAGAGATTGAGGAGCTACGCGATGCCTTGGCAGACGAGATTGATCCAAACAGTGAAGAAATCATTGACGCTATTATGCAAGACGTGGATACAGATAAG GATGGACGCATAAGCTACGAGGAGTTCGATGCAATGATGAAGGCGGGCACGGACTGGAGAAAGGCATCACGACAGTATTCACGAGAGCGGTATAACAGTCTCAGCTTGAAACTGATGAAGGATGGATCTTTAAAGTTTAACAGTTAA
- the LOC116029245 gene encoding remorin 4.1, with translation MNDQLQLALASTSYHEEDDDREEDIRDIHALTPPPVPQPPENTRAARLRSSSSLSVASTEGAPSENFSSMSREFNALVLAGSSFNPNNVNGPEHDGPNNLGRIGEEEPPEQETNPLAIVPDNEAMASSPRRAGAAGGASSVSGGEVTVQRVKKEEVETKISAWQTAKIAKINNRFKREDAIINGWESEEVQKASSWMKKVERKLEEKRAKALEKMQNDIAKARRKAEERRASAEATRGTKVARVLEIANLMRAVGRAPVKRSFF, from the exons ATGAATGATCAACTGCAACTAGCCCTAGCAAGCACAAGCTACCATGAAGAAGACGACGATCGCGAAGAAGATATTCGTGACATCCACGCTCTGACCCCGCCCCCAGTACCCCAGCCGCCGGAGAACACCCGCGCCGCCCGCCTCCGCTCCTCCTCGTCCCTCTCCGTCGCCAGCACGGAAGGCGCGCCGTCGGAGAATTTCAGCAGCATGAGCCGTGAGTTTAACGCGCTGGTCCTCGCCGGATCCTCTTTCAATCCCAACAACGTTAATGGCCCCGAACATGACGGCCCCAATAATCTAGGACGGATTGGGGAGGAAGAACCCCCCGAACAAGAAACCAACCCGCTAGCGATTGTGCCGGATAACGAAGCCATGGCGTCGTCGCCTCGACGCGCCGGAGCCGCCGGTGGGGCTTCCAGTGTGAGCGGCGGCGAAGTGACGGTGCAGAGGGTGAAGAAAGAGGAGGTTGAGACGAAGATTAGCGCGTGGCAAACTGCGAAAATTGCGAAGATCAATAACAGGTTTAAGCGGGAAGATGCGATCATTAATGGGTGGGAGAGTGAAGAAGTTCAGAAAGCTAGTTCTTGGATGAAGAAAGTTGAG AGGAAGTTGGAGGAGAAGAGAGCGAAAGCATTAGAAAAGATGCAAAACGACATAGCAAAAGCCCGAAGAAAAGCAGAAGAAAGAAGGGCATCGGCTGAGGCAACGAGGGGAACAAAAGTGGCAAGAGTTCTTGAGATAGCCAACCTCATGAGAGCTGTGGGCAGAGCTCCTGTCAAGCGTTCCTTCTTCTAG